Proteins found in one Miscanthus floridulus cultivar M001 chromosome 4, ASM1932011v1, whole genome shotgun sequence genomic segment:
- the LOC136547960 gene encoding protein ALP1-like: MDENLEGVAQGQKRLLLLAELSQHAAIIGQMGAQYTDRYWNKGEYRETPETGLQWVMRCFSRPRYFYKMFRMSTDVFMALHELLVLNYGLTSTNNVSSIESLAMFLWIVGGPQSFSQVENRFTRSLWTVHTKFHEVLKCLRKLGKDNIKPRDATFSSEHERIKEDRFWPYFKGAIGAIDGSHVPVVVPAEDTVNHTCRHGYTSQNLLAVCDFDMRFIFAVAGWPGCAHDTRILNHALANFDDFPVPPKGKYYLVDSGYPNRTGYLAPFKGSTYHIPEFRNRSGPPQGKYEVFNFNHSSLRNVIERAFGVLKEKWRILKGIPSFSTRTQKHIILACLALHNFIRDSNLHDKEFERCDDDDEYLVQEDDTTPEDEIEDVENEDAMNIIRSRIADALFSVR; this comes from the exons ATGGATGAGAACCTGGAAGGTGTAGCCCAAGGACAGAAGAGATTGCTACTCCTAGCTGAGCTTTCCCAGCATGCTGCCATTATTGGTCAAATGGGTGCACAATACACTGATCGTTATTGGAACAAAGGAGAGTACAGGGAAACACCAGAAACTGGACTGCAATGGGTGATGAGGTGCTTTTCTCGTCCAAGGTACTTCTATAAGATGTTTCGAATGAGCACCGATGTCTTCATGGCACTGCATGAGTTGCTAGTCTTGAACTATGGTTTGACCTCCACTAACAATGTTTCATCCATTGAGTCATTGGCGATGTTCTTGTGGATTGTCGGAGGACCGCAATCATTTTCACAAGTGGAAAATCGCTTCACTCGTTCACTGTGGACAGTCCACACTAAGTTTCATGAGGTGCTGAAGTGTTTGCGCAAGTTAGGTAAAGACAATATTAAGCCAAGAGATGCTACTTTTTCTTCGGAacatgaaagaatcaaagaagaccgtTTCTGGCCATACTTCAAAGGCGCTATTGGAGCAATAGACGGTTCACATGTTCCAGTGGTTGTGCCAGCTGAGGATACGGTTAATCACACATGCCGTCATGGATATACATCTCAGAATTTGCTAGCTGTTTGCGACTTTGACATGAGGTTTATCTTTGCGGTTGCTGGTTGGCCCGGTTGTGCCCATGACACACGTATCCTCAATCATGCTTTggcaaattttgatgattttcCTGTGCCTCCTAAAG GGAAATATTATCTTGTGGACTCTGGATATCCAAACCGAACAGGGTATCTAGCCCCTTTCAAAGGAAGCACATACCATATTCCAGAATTTCGTAATCGTTCTGGACCACCCCAAGGGAAATATGAGGTGTTCAATTTCAATCATTCATCCCTTCGAAATGTCATTGAGCGGGCCTTTGGAGTATTGAAGGAGAAGTGGCGTATTTTGAAGGGCATACCAAGTTTCTCAACTCGTACTCAGAAGCACATCATTCTTGCTTGTTTGGCATTGCATAATTTTATTCGTGATAGCAATTTGCATGATAAGGAGTTCGAAagatgtgatgatgatgatgaatacttGGTACAAGAGGATGACACGACACCGGAAGATGAGATTGAAGATGTGGAGAATGAGGATGCCATGAATATCATTCGTAGTAGAATAGCCGATGCTTTGTTTAGTGTGAGATAG
- the LOC136549344 gene encoding L10-interacting MYB domain-containing protein-like, translated as MGDKADWGDFFLKHLIDVCKGEIEAGNRPQGLWTSTGWKNIVAKFEAKTGDKRTKIQLKNKLDNLKKEYVWFMELKNYATGLGWDAAKGTVDCPQDWWDEHLARCNNREKGLKCNHVRFRKQGPKYLDDLDLIFGKVHVTGATAACPGDISSDESDDCVAEVPKPPPKDDVKLADLKQKGKKKRKSSCTIAESKEEKSPFYRMYKNTCLKIESAADRISSASATSASPTNVVPTIGEAMKMVEECGVEEGTPLMHTATMLIMKPEFREVFSHLKTNKGRLDVLEREHEKEMRR; from the exons ATGGGTGACAAGGCAGATTGGGGTGATTTCTTTTTGAAGCATTTGATTGATGTATGCAAAGGGGAGATAGAAGCTGGGAATAGGCCCCAGGGGCTTTGGACTAGCACTGGTTGGAAAAATATTGTAGCCAAGTTTGAAGCCAAAACTGGTGACAAGCGAACAAAGATACAATTGAAGAACAAATTAGATAACTTAAAAAAAGAATATGTTTGGTTCATGGAGTTAAAAAATTATGCCACTGGACTTGGATGGGATGCGGCTAAGGGAACTGTTGATTGCCCCCAGGATTGGTGGGATGAACACCTTGCT AGGTGCAATAATCGTGAAAAAGGGCTTAAATGCAATCATGTGAGGTTCAGAAAACAAGGACCGAAGTACCTTGATGATCTTGATCTGATTTTCGGCAAGGTACATGTGACTGGGGCCACTGCAGCTTGTCCTGGTGATATATCTTCGGATGAGAGTGATGATTGCGTGGCCGAGGTGCCAAAACCTCCACCTAAAGATGATGTCAAGCTGGCTGATTTGAAGCAAAAAGGGAAAAAGAAACGCAAGAGCTCCTGTACTATTGCTGAAAGCAAAGAAGAAAAGAGTCCATTTTATCGAATGTACAAAAACACATGTTTGAAGATAGAAAGTGCAGCAGATAGGATCTCTAGTGCATCTGCCACCTCAGCTTCTCCCACTAATGTTGTCCCCACTATTGGAGAGGCTATGAAGATGGTCGAAGAGTGTGGGGTGGAAGAAGGAACTCCTCTAATGCACACTGCCACCATGCTGATCATGAAGCCTGAATTTAGAGAGGTCTTCAGCCATCTGAAAACAAATAAAGGAAGGCTGGATGTCCTTGAGAGAGAGCATGAGAAGGAGATGAGGCGCTAG